One window of the Mycobacterium haemophilum DSM 44634 genome contains the following:
- the pssA gene encoding CDP-diacylglycerol--serine O-phosphatidyltransferase: MTSKPRGRRAVNLQILPSSMTVLSICAGLTSIRFALEHQPKAAIALIAAAAILDGLDGRVARILDAESRMGEEIDSLADAVNFGVAPAVVLYATMLSTAPVGWVAVLLYAVCVVLRLARFNALLDDGTQPAYAREFFVGMPAPAGAVSVIGLLALKLQFGDGWWTSTWFLCVWVTGTSMLLVSRIPMKKMHAVSVPPNYAAVLLAMLAIFAAAAVLAPYLLIWVIILAYLCHIPFAIRNQRWLAAHPEVWDDKPKQRRAARRATRRARPNRRPVPRLGLRKPGGRSMARLGLRKPGRRLT; this comes from the coding sequence ATGACCAGCAAGCCCCGGGGCAGGCGAGCGGTAAACCTGCAGATCCTGCCCAGCTCGATGACGGTGCTATCTATCTGCGCGGGGTTGACCTCCATCAGATTCGCCCTAGAGCACCAGCCGAAGGCTGCGATAGCACTGATCGCTGCGGCCGCCATCCTCGACGGACTGGATGGCCGGGTCGCGCGCATCCTGGACGCCGAGTCGCGGATGGGCGAAGAAATCGATTCGCTAGCCGACGCGGTGAACTTCGGGGTGGCGCCCGCGGTGGTGCTCTACGCGACGATGTTGTCGACGGCGCCGGTCGGTTGGGTAGCGGTGCTGCTGTACGCGGTGTGCGTGGTGTTGCGGTTGGCGAGGTTCAACGCGCTGCTCGACGACGGGACCCAGCCCGCCTATGCCCGCGAATTTTTCGTCGGGATGCCGGCCCCGGCGGGTGCGGTCTCGGTGATCGGTTTGCTCGCCCTGAAGTTGCAGTTCGGTGATGGCTGGTGGACGTCCACCTGGTTCCTCTGCGTCTGGGTGACGGGGACGTCGATGCTTCTGGTCAGTCGAATCCCGATGAAAAAGATGCACGCCGTGTCCGTGCCGCCGAACTACGCGGCCGTGTTGCTGGCGATGCTGGCGATCTTTGCGGCGGCCGCAGTGCTGGCCCCCTACCTGTTGATCTGGGTGATCATCCTCGCCTACCTATGCCACATCCCGTTCGCGATCCGCAACCAGCGCTGGCTTGCCGCGCACCCTGAGGTGTGGGACGACAAACCCAAGCAGCGGCGGGCCGCACGGCGCGCGACCCGCCGGGCGCGTCCGAACCGCCGGCCGGTGCCGCGGCTTGGGTTGCGCAAGCCGGGCGGCCGGTCGATGGCGCGGCTGGGGCTGCGGAAACCGGGCCGGCGGCTGACATGA
- a CDS encoding phosphatidylserine decarboxylase, protein MARRPRTESSKEGPAHLLELVRSAVPPVHPAGHPFISAGLAVASAGVMGQAVTGRDLRWLRRAGLLAAGACAAFFRHPPRVPPTRAGVVVAPADGVICVIDSAAPPAELSMGDLPLPRVSIFLSLLDAHVQRAPVSGEVIAVQHQPGRFGSADLTSASIENERTSVRIRTTSGAEVVVVQIAGLLARRIVCDAHLGDKLTIGDTYGLIRFGSRLDTYLPPGTEPVVQVGQRAVAGETVLADLP, encoded by the coding sequence GTGGCACGACGCCCCCGCACCGAATCCTCGAAGGAAGGCCCTGCGCACCTACTGGAGTTGGTGCGCTCCGCCGTTCCGCCGGTTCACCCTGCCGGGCACCCGTTCATCTCCGCTGGCTTGGCGGTGGCCTCGGCTGGGGTGATGGGGCAGGCCGTCACCGGACGTGACTTGCGTTGGCTGCGCCGCGCGGGGTTGCTGGCGGCCGGTGCCTGTGCAGCGTTCTTCCGTCACCCACCACGGGTGCCACCCACCCGCGCCGGTGTCGTCGTCGCCCCCGCCGACGGCGTGATCTGCGTCATTGACTCCGCCGCGCCGCCCGCCGAACTCAGCATGGGCGACCTGCCGCTGCCACGGGTCAGCATCTTCCTGTCGCTGTTGGACGCGCACGTGCAGCGGGCGCCGGTGAGCGGCGAGGTGATCGCCGTGCAGCACCAGCCGGGCCGCTTTGGATCAGCCGATCTGACCTCAGCGAGCATCGAGAACGAACGCACCAGCGTGCGAATCCGGACGACCAGTGGTGCTGAGGTGGTGGTGGTGCAGATCGCGGGCCTGCTGGCCCGCCGAATCGTGTGCGATGCGCACCTGGGCGACAAGCTGACGATCGGCGACACCTACGGACTGATCCGGTTCGGCTCCCGGCTGGACACTTACCTGCCACCGGGTACCGAGCCGGTCGTCCAGGTGGGCCAGCGTGCGGTCGCCGGCGAGACGGTGCTGGCCGACCTGCCATGA
- the glp gene encoding gephyrin-like molybdotransferase Glp encodes MRSVDDHQRVVADLIRSRPAVMGSLTEALGLVLADDVVAQLSLPVFDNSAMDGYAVRAEDTSGATPEHPVLLPVTEDIPAGRTDQLTLQPGTAHRIMTGAPIPAGATAIVPVEDTDGGLVSVAIRQTAPPGKHIRPAGEDVVLGSTVLRAGQLVTPAMLGLAAALGVAELNVIPRQRVLVISTGSELVSPGTPLRPGQIYESNSIMLAGAVRDAGATVVATATAGDDVTQFSAILDRYAGTENHVDLIITSGGVSAGAYEVVKDAFGRHGSQDQNHGVEFVKVAMQPGMPQGIGRVAGTPIVTLPGNPVSALVSFEVFIRPALRMAMHLPDPERPRRPAVLTETLTSPRGKRQFRRALLHPAEDAVGGVDTVTSYGPPASHHLRWLASANGLLDIPEDVVEVSAGTQLQVWDLR; translated from the coding sequence GTGCGGTCAGTTGACGATCATCAGCGTGTCGTAGCCGACCTGATCCGTTCCCGTCCGGCGGTCATGGGTTCGCTGACCGAGGCCCTGGGGCTGGTCCTTGCCGACGACGTGGTCGCGCAACTTTCGCTGCCGGTTTTCGACAACTCGGCGATGGACGGCTACGCGGTGCGCGCTGAGGACACCTCGGGGGCAACACCCGAACACCCGGTGCTGCTGCCGGTCACCGAGGACATTCCCGCCGGACGCACCGATCAATTGACGTTGCAGCCCGGTACCGCACATCGGATCATGACCGGCGCCCCGATACCGGCGGGGGCGACGGCCATCGTGCCGGTCGAAGACACCGACGGCGGGCTGGTATCGGTGGCGATCCGGCAGACCGCCCCACCCGGCAAGCACATTCGGCCAGCCGGCGAAGATGTTGTCCTCGGCAGTACCGTGCTTCGGGCGGGCCAGCTGGTGACACCGGCCATGCTCGGTTTGGCCGCGGCGCTGGGTGTGGCAGAACTCAACGTGATCCCGCGACAGCGGGTGCTGGTGATCTCCACCGGGTCCGAGCTGGTGTCGCCGGGCACCCCGCTACGGCCGGGGCAGATCTATGAATCCAACTCAATCATGCTGGCCGGGGCCGTTCGCGACGCCGGGGCGACCGTGGTCGCTACCGCCACCGCCGGCGATGACGTCACGCAGTTCAGCGCGATCCTGGACCGCTACGCCGGCACGGAAAACCACGTCGACCTGATCATCACCAGCGGAGGAGTCAGCGCCGGCGCCTATGAGGTCGTCAAAGACGCGTTCGGCCGGCACGGCTCCCAAGACCAAAACCATGGCGTGGAATTCGTCAAGGTCGCGATGCAGCCGGGAATGCCGCAGGGCATCGGACGGGTGGCCGGCACGCCGATCGTCACGCTGCCCGGCAACCCGGTCAGCGCACTGGTGTCCTTCGAGGTCTTCATCCGTCCGGCGCTGCGTATGGCCATGCACCTGCCTGATCCGGAACGCCCGCGCCGGCCCGCGGTGCTCACCGAGACGCTGACCTCACCGCGTGGCAAGCGGCAGTTCCGGCGCGCGCTGCTCCATCCCGCCGAGGATGCAGTCGGCGGAGTCGACACCGTCACCAGTTATGGCCCACCGGCGTCGCACCACTTGCGTTGGCTGGCGTCGGCCAATGGTCTGCTGGACATCCCAGAGGACGTCGTGGAGGTGTCCGCCGGGACTCAACTGCAAGTCTGGGATCTCAGATAA
- a CDS encoding SDR family NAD(P)-dependent oxidoreductase, with translation MTLNAQTRKWSGADIPDQSGRVVVVTGANTGIGYYTACMLVDRGAHVVLAVRDLAKGNAALARMVAACPHADVTLQELDLSSLDSVRAAADRLRATYPRIDLLINNAGVMWTPKQVTADGFEMQFGTNHLGHFALTGLVLDRLLPVRGSRVVTVSSLGHRLRAAIHFDDLQWERRYDRVAAYGQSKLANLLFTYELQRRLAARSDAKTIAVAAHPGGSNTELTRNLPAVIRPAAKLLSPLLFQSPEMGALPTLRAATDPAVEGGQYYGPDGFAEQRGHPKVVTSSAQSHNEDVQRRLWAVSEELTGVSYPI, from the coding sequence ATGACCCTCAACGCCCAGACCCGCAAATGGTCAGGGGCTGACATCCCGGATCAAAGCGGCCGCGTCGTTGTCGTCACCGGCGCCAACACCGGCATCGGGTACTACACGGCCTGCATGCTCGTCGACCGCGGGGCGCACGTCGTGTTAGCGGTGCGCGACCTCGCGAAGGGCAACGCCGCGCTGGCACGCATGGTCGCCGCCTGCCCGCACGCCGACGTCACACTGCAGGAACTCGACCTAAGCTCACTGGACTCGGTGCGGGCTGCCGCGGACAGGCTGCGCGCCACCTACCCGCGCATCGACTTGCTGATCAACAACGCCGGGGTGATGTGGACACCGAAGCAGGTCACTGCGGACGGTTTCGAAATGCAGTTCGGCACCAATCATCTTGGTCATTTCGCGCTCACCGGGCTGGTGCTCGACCGGTTACTGCCGGTGCGCGGCTCCCGGGTGGTGACCGTGAGCAGCCTCGGTCACCGGCTGCGGGCCGCGATCCACTTCGACGATCTGCAGTGGGAACGTCGCTATGACCGGGTTGCTGCCTACGGGCAATCCAAACTGGCCAACCTGCTGTTCACCTACGAGCTGCAACGCCGGCTGGCGGCCCGGTCTGATGCGAAGACCATCGCTGTCGCCGCGCACCCCGGCGGCTCCAACACCGAGCTCACCCGCAACCTGCCCGCGGTCATCAGGCCCGCGGCCAAGCTGTTGAGCCCGTTGCTCTTCCAGAGCCCGGAGATGGGTGCGCTGCCGACGCTACGGGCTGCCACCGATCCGGCCGTCGAGGGCGGCCAGTACTACGGCCCCGACGGTTTCGCCGAGCAACGCGGCCACCCCAAAGTCGTCACATCCAGCGCACAGTCGCACAACGAGGATGTGCAACGTCGGCTGTGGGCCGTCTCCGAGGAACTCACCGGCGTTAGCTACCCAATCTGA
- a CDS encoding alpha/beta hydrolase fold domain-containing protein, with protein MTTPSKVSGSPRVAIRPRDALKAYRRGARGFAISAGAPVEVVESGPSIAARLASLTSRLTIRPVLAVGSYVPHLPWPFGLIDHAARVLLPVTNAARAEVNLPNASAELVRAAGVGPADGTGRVVLYLHGGAFLGCGTNSHSRVVEALSKFADSPILVVDYRLLPKHSIGMALDDCHDGYQWLRQLGYDPEQIVLAGDSAGGYLALALAQRLQEVGEEPAALVAISPLLQLAKEDKQAHPNAKTDAMFPPKAFDAFGALVASSAAKNKVDGKPEELYEPLDHIAPGLPQTLIHVSGSEVLLHDAQLAAAKLAAVGVPAEIRVWPGQVHVFQVATPMVPEAVRSLRQIGQYIREAAG; from the coding sequence ATGACTACGCCCAGTAAAGTATCTGGCTCGCCCAGAGTTGCCATTCGTCCGCGCGACGCGCTGAAGGCGTACAGACGTGGGGCACGAGGATTTGCCATCAGCGCCGGCGCTCCGGTCGAGGTTGTCGAGTCTGGCCCAAGTATTGCTGCGCGATTAGCTTCGCTGACGTCACGGCTGACGATCCGGCCCGTTCTGGCGGTCGGCAGCTACGTGCCGCATCTGCCGTGGCCGTTCGGGTTGATAGACCACGCTGCCCGTGTGCTGCTCCCGGTCACGAACGCGGCTCGGGCCGAAGTGAACTTGCCTAACGCGTCAGCGGAGCTGGTTCGCGCGGCTGGGGTGGGGCCGGCGGACGGCACCGGACGGGTGGTTCTCTACCTGCATGGTGGCGCGTTTCTGGGGTGTGGGACAAACTCGCACAGTCGAGTCGTCGAGGCACTATCGAAGTTCGCTGACTCCCCAATCCTGGTGGTCGACTATCGGCTGCTGCCCAAGCATTCCATCGGGATGGCGCTCGATGACTGCCACGATGGCTACCAGTGGCTGCGGCAATTAGGTTACGACCCGGAGCAGATCGTGCTAGCGGGCGATTCCGCCGGCGGGTATCTCGCGCTGGCGCTTGCGCAACGGCTACAGGAAGTGGGCGAGGAACCGGCGGCGCTGGTAGCAATCTCACCGCTGCTGCAGCTGGCTAAAGAAGACAAGCAGGCGCACCCCAACGCCAAGACCGACGCGATGTTCCCGCCGAAGGCGTTCGATGCGTTTGGCGCGTTGGTTGCCAGCTCAGCCGCGAAGAACAAAGTCGACGGCAAGCCCGAGGAGCTCTACGAGCCGCTGGACCACATCGCGCCGGGTCTGCCACAGACACTGATTCACGTGTCCGGATCTGAGGTGCTGCTGCACGACGCACAGTTAGCCGCCGCGAAACTGGCGGCCGTCGGTGTGCCGGCCGAGATCCGCGTGTGGCCAGGACAGGTACACGTCTTCCAGGTGGCCACGCCGATGGTGCCCGAGGCCGTCCGGTCGTTGCGCCAGATCGGCCAGTACATCCGCGAGGCCGCTGGCTAA
- a CDS encoding helix-turn-helix domain-containing protein gives MSVVVGARVRAERQAGGLSLAALAAAAGIGKGSLSEIENGTRNPTLGTLYAVADALGLPLATLLDGRPGTRIAAAGIAASLLDVTVAEHGIVEVYRLQLGAGARHRSAPHGRGVVEHVLVTSGRAAVGRAGEEVELAAGDSTTWVSDVPHTYAALDDAPADAVLVIRSPHRSEPSERP, from the coding sequence ATGTCGGTCGTGGTGGGCGCCCGAGTGCGTGCCGAGCGACAGGCAGGCGGCCTTTCGCTCGCCGCGCTGGCGGCGGCGGCGGGCATCGGCAAAGGGTCGTTATCGGAGATCGAGAACGGCACGCGCAACCCGACGCTGGGGACGCTCTACGCGGTCGCCGATGCGTTGGGGCTGCCGCTGGCGACGCTACTTGACGGCCGCCCCGGGACGCGCATCGCGGCAGCAGGGATTGCCGCCAGCCTGCTCGACGTCACCGTAGCCGAACACGGCATCGTCGAGGTCTATCGCTTGCAGCTGGGCGCCGGCGCCCGACATCGTTCCGCACCGCATGGGCGCGGCGTCGTCGAGCACGTGTTGGTGACCTCGGGCCGGGCGGCAGTCGGCCGCGCCGGTGAAGAGGTGGAGCTGGCTGCGGGCGACTCGACCACCTGGGTCAGCGATGTACCCCACACCTATGCCGCGCTCGACGACGCGCCTGCCGACGCCGTGCTGGTCATCCGCTCGCCGCACCGATCCGAACCAAGCGAGCGGCCCTAA
- a CDS encoding benzoate/H(+) symporter BenE family transporter, translating into MERSKPIHAGLSIALVGYTSAFAVVLDGLQAVGATPTQATSGLAAVCLTLGLGTLWLSLRHRLPLTIAWSTPGAAVLVSTGAVDGGWPAAVGAFLLVGALMVLTGVWPRMGALITAIPAPIAQAMLAGVVLQLCLTPLRGLAAHPLQVAPILLTWLVFTRFAPRWAVPAAFVVTLGMVAFTHRSGLSGPLLPHLAWTVPRLSWAAAVGIALPLYIVTMAAQNVPGVAIMGSYGYRVPWRESMTVTGLGTLVGAFFGGHAINLAAVSAAVPASPEAHCDPARRWPAATTFGFVYLMLAALTTALTTFVAAAPAEVIGTVAGLGLLGTLGSALAAAMSGPTDLAGRAPAAITFVVAASAVSLAGVGATFWALTAGLVVHAVLRPTRNLTPGRPVEVDSTSGCSET; encoded by the coding sequence GTGGAACGAAGTAAGCCGATTCACGCCGGCCTCAGCATCGCGCTAGTGGGCTACACCAGCGCATTCGCCGTCGTTTTGGACGGCCTGCAGGCGGTCGGCGCTACTCCGACGCAGGCCACCTCGGGGCTGGCGGCGGTGTGCCTCACCCTCGGGCTTGGAACGCTGTGGCTGAGCCTGCGGCACCGGTTGCCGCTCACCATCGCCTGGTCGACGCCCGGCGCCGCAGTACTGGTCAGCACCGGCGCGGTGGATGGCGGCTGGCCGGCCGCGGTCGGAGCGTTCTTGCTCGTCGGCGCCCTGATGGTGCTGACCGGCGTGTGGCCGCGGATGGGTGCGTTGATTACCGCTATCCCGGCACCAATCGCCCAGGCGATGCTTGCCGGCGTCGTGCTGCAGCTGTGCCTCACCCCGCTGCGTGGGCTGGCGGCACACCCGTTGCAGGTGGCACCGATCCTGTTGACCTGGCTGGTGTTCACCAGATTCGCACCACGATGGGCGGTGCCGGCGGCCTTCGTGGTCACGCTGGGCATGGTTGCGTTCACCCACCGCTCCGGCCTTTCGGGACCGTTGCTCCCGCACCTGGCGTGGACGGTCCCGCGGCTAAGTTGGGCGGCGGCGGTCGGCATCGCGCTACCCCTTTACATCGTCACGATGGCCGCCCAGAACGTGCCCGGTGTTGCGATTATGGGCTCCTACGGCTATCGAGTGCCCTGGCGGGAATCCATGACGGTCACGGGGCTCGGCACGCTGGTCGGCGCGTTTTTCGGCGGGCACGCGATCAACCTGGCCGCCGTCAGCGCGGCCGTTCCGGCCTCTCCCGAAGCGCATTGTGATCCGGCGCGGCGATGGCCGGCCGCGACGACCTTCGGCTTCGTCTATCTGATGCTCGCCGCGCTGACCACGGCGCTGACCACGTTCGTTGCTGCAGCACCCGCCGAGGTGATTGGCACCGTGGCTGGGCTCGGGCTGCTCGGCACCCTGGGTTCGGCGCTGGCGGCAGCCATGTCTGGCCCGACGGATCTCGCGGGGCGGGCTCCGGCGGCGATCACGTTCGTTGTGGCCGCATCGGCAGTGAGCCTGGCCGGCGTCGGCGCCACGTTCTGGGCATTGACTGCCGGTCTTGTCGTGCACGCGGTGCTGCGACCGACCCGGAACCTGACCCCGGGCCGTCCTGTGGAAGTAGATTCGACATCTGGTTGCTCCGAGACTTGA
- a CDS encoding cupin domain-containing protein codes for MSLVVPPYPPSRYTTDEPEVSAWLKRADSPPDHETFGVRYHYLANQQATGGDYGLYRVDIAPAGGGPGPHFHRTISEAFFVLSGTMRLYDGREWQDAHQGDFLYVPPGGVHGFRNEADAAASILMLFAPGAPREAYFEGFGALADMTDDERRDWFVRHDNYWVQ; via the coding sequence ATGTCCCTCGTTGTGCCGCCCTATCCCCCGTCCCGCTACACCACGGACGAGCCAGAGGTCAGCGCCTGGCTCAAGCGTGCCGATTCACCGCCCGACCATGAGACGTTCGGGGTCAGGTACCACTACCTGGCCAATCAACAGGCCACCGGCGGCGACTACGGCCTGTACCGAGTCGATATCGCCCCGGCCGGTGGTGGGCCCGGACCACACTTTCACCGCACCATCTCGGAGGCCTTCTTCGTGTTGTCCGGAACGATGAGACTCTACGATGGCCGGGAATGGCAGGACGCGCACCAGGGCGACTTTCTCTACGTTCCGCCCGGCGGAGTTCACGGCTTCCGCAACGAGGCCGACGCCGCCGCCTCCATCTTGATGCTGTTCGCCCCCGGCGCTCCTCGCGAGGCGTACTTCGAGGGCTTCGGCGCGTTGGCGGACATGACCGACGACGAACGCCGCGACTGGTTCGTCCGACATGACAACTACTGGGTCCAGTAG
- the groL gene encoding chaperonin GroEL (60 kDa chaperone family; promotes refolding of misfolded polypeptides especially under stressful conditions; forms two stacked rings of heptamers to form a barrel-shaped 14mer; ends can be capped by GroES; misfolded proteins enter the barrel where they are refolded when GroES binds), with amino-acid sequence MAKTIAYDEEARRGLERGLNSLADAVKVTLGPKGRNVVLEKKWGAPTITNDGVSIAKEIELEDPYEKIGAELVKEVAKKTDDVAGDGTTTATVLAQALVKEGLRNVAAGANPLGLKRGIEKAVEKITETLLKGAKEVETKDQIAATAAISAGDQSIGDLIAEAMDKVGNEGVITVEESNTFGLQLELTEGMRFDKGYISGYFVTDAERQEAVLEDPYILLVSSKVSTVKDLLPLLEKVIQAGKPLLIIAEDVEGEALSTLVVNKIRGTFKSVAVKAPGFGDRRKAMLQDMAILTGGQVISEEVGLTLENADLSLLGKARKVVITKDETTIVEGAGDTDAIAGRVAQIRAEIENSDSDYDREKLQERLAKLAGGVAVIKAGAATEVELKERKHRIEDAVRNAKAAVEEGIVAGGGVTLLQAAPALDKLKLSGDEATGANIVKVALEAPLKQIAFNSGLEPGVVAEKVRNLPAGHGLNAATGDYEDLLKAGVADPVKVTRSALQNAASIAGLFLTTEAVVADKPEKAAAPAGDPTGGMGGMDF; translated from the coding sequence ATGGCCAAGACAATTGCGTACGACGAAGAGGCCCGTCGCGGCCTCGAGCGGGGTCTGAACAGCCTCGCCGACGCGGTAAAGGTGACGTTGGGCCCCAAGGGGCGCAACGTTGTTCTCGAGAAGAAGTGGGGTGCTCCCACGATCACCAACGATGGTGTGTCCATCGCCAAGGAGATCGAGCTGGAGGACCCGTACGAGAAGATCGGCGCCGAGCTGGTCAAGGAAGTCGCCAAGAAGACCGACGACGTCGCTGGTGATGGCACCACGACGGCGACGGTGCTGGCTCAGGCGCTGGTCAAAGAGGGCCTGCGTAACGTCGCGGCCGGCGCCAACCCGCTGGGTCTCAAGCGCGGCATCGAGAAGGCGGTCGAGAAGATCACCGAGACGCTGCTCAAGGGCGCCAAGGAGGTCGAGACCAAGGACCAAATTGCGGCCACCGCAGCGATCTCGGCGGGTGACCAGTCGATCGGCGACCTGATCGCCGAGGCGATGGACAAGGTCGGCAACGAGGGCGTCATCACCGTCGAGGAGTCCAACACCTTCGGCCTGCAGCTCGAGCTCACCGAGGGCATGCGGTTCGATAAGGGCTACATCTCGGGCTACTTCGTCACCGACGCCGAGCGCCAGGAAGCCGTCCTGGAGGACCCCTACATCCTGCTGGTCAGCTCCAAGGTGTCGACCGTCAAGGACCTGCTGCCACTGTTGGAGAAGGTCATCCAGGCCGGCAAGCCGCTGCTGATCATCGCCGAGGACGTCGAGGGCGAGGCGCTGTCCACCCTGGTCGTCAACAAGATCCGCGGCACCTTCAAGTCGGTGGCGGTCAAGGCCCCTGGCTTCGGTGACCGCCGCAAGGCGATGCTGCAGGACATGGCCATCCTCACCGGCGGCCAGGTCATCAGCGAAGAGGTCGGCCTCACGCTGGAGAACGCCGACCTGTCGCTGCTGGGCAAGGCCCGCAAGGTGGTCATCACCAAGGATGAGACCACCATCGTCGAGGGCGCCGGTGACACCGACGCCATCGCCGGGCGGGTGGCCCAGATTCGCGCCGAAATCGAGAACAGCGACTCCGACTACGACCGCGAGAAGCTGCAGGAGCGCCTGGCCAAGCTGGCCGGCGGTGTTGCGGTGATCAAGGCCGGCGCTGCCACCGAGGTGGAGCTCAAGGAGCGCAAGCATCGCATCGAGGACGCGGTCCGCAACGCCAAGGCGGCTGTGGAGGAGGGCATCGTCGCCGGCGGCGGCGTGACCCTGCTGCAGGCGGCCCCGGCCCTGGACAAGCTGAAGCTGTCCGGTGACGAGGCGACCGGCGCCAACATCGTTAAGGTGGCGTTGGAAGCTCCGCTGAAGCAGATCGCCTTCAACTCCGGGCTGGAGCCCGGCGTGGTGGCCGAAAAGGTGCGCAACCTTCCGGCGGGTCACGGCCTAAACGCGGCCACCGGTGACTACGAGGACCTGCTTAAGGCCGGCGTTGCCGACCCGGTGAAGGTGACCCGTTCAGCGCTGCAGAACGCGGCGTCCATCGCGGGCCTGTTCCTGACTACCGAGGCCGTCGTCGCTGACAAGCCGGAGAAGGCGGCCGCTCCGGCGGGCGACCCGACCGGCGGCATGGGCGGTATGGACTTCTAG
- a CDS encoding DUF559 domain-containing protein — translation MEPFLGSEALRRGAITRNELRTRYRAVFRDVYIGRDVQLTAAAKARAAWLSTDAILAGLSAAAVLGTKWLDPAAPAEIVRADRHGQPGFVVHSYQLADDEVQLFRGMRVTTAARTAFDIGRGLHVAKAVPILDALLNATGLKPADVTAVADRHPGARGIRRLRAALELADGGAESPQETRVRLFLVGAGLPKPETQIEFRDLHIRVDMGWREWKVAVEYDGIQHWDNRYQRSWDIERIALLEAAGWTVIRVSAEMLSRRPNSIVERVKAKLRERGAYGRTRDSFRA, via the coding sequence ATGGAACCATTTCTCGGCAGCGAAGCACTCCGGCGCGGTGCCATCACCCGCAATGAATTGCGCACGCGCTACCGAGCGGTGTTCCGCGACGTCTATATCGGCAGGGACGTGCAGCTGACGGCGGCTGCCAAAGCGCGCGCAGCCTGGCTGTCGACGGATGCCATATTGGCTGGCCTATCGGCCGCCGCGGTGCTCGGTACGAAATGGCTCGACCCGGCCGCCCCCGCAGAGATCGTGCGCGCTGATAGGCACGGTCAGCCAGGCTTCGTTGTGCACAGCTATCAGCTGGCCGATGACGAGGTGCAGCTTTTCCGGGGAATGCGCGTGACCACCGCGGCCCGAACTGCATTCGACATCGGTCGCGGACTGCACGTTGCCAAGGCGGTACCGATTCTTGACGCGCTGCTCAATGCGACAGGTCTCAAACCCGCAGACGTCACCGCCGTGGCCGACCGGCATCCGGGAGCCCGTGGCATCCGGCGGCTGCGGGCTGCACTTGAATTGGCCGACGGCGGCGCGGAGTCGCCACAGGAGACAAGGGTAAGGCTGTTCCTGGTAGGTGCTGGACTGCCAAAGCCGGAGACGCAGATTGAGTTTCGGGATCTCCACATCCGGGTGGACATGGGGTGGCGCGAGTGGAAGGTCGCGGTCGAATACGACGGAATTCAGCACTGGGATAACCGATATCAGCGATCCTGGGATATCGAACGAATCGCCTTGCTGGAAGCGGCCGGCTGGACGGTGATCAGAGTCAGTGCCGAGATGCTGTCGCGGCGGCCGAATTCGATAGTTGAGCGCGTCAAGGCCAAGCTCCGTGAGCGTGGGGCCTATGGACGAACAAGAGACAGTTTCCGTGCATAG